caagaagatgcagttcctaacatcagctgaaatctaaggaagaagatgagcaGTCAATAACCTACAATGCCGTGAGAATCAACCGaaaatatatgattctattcAATGTTCAAAAACTCATTAGACGTATCTAGGTGCTTCTAGAGGACTAGCGAGTAGGCGAATTATTCATGGCCTACGCGATAGCTAAGCGTTaatgaattattaatttaatttatattttattttcatttatttaagatattttattttttatttaattatatttttttgataaatcatcaaaattaaatatacaaaataaaagaaattagaCAAATTTTGGATTTATACTAACATTATTGCTTAATTTAACACATTTAAATTAACATACACGATTAAAGCTGATTTAAAATGGTTTAAACtgatttaaatcatataaatcagattttatgaaaaacgttTTGGATATGACCAATTTGCCGCTTAGACCGATATTTAGAACCATGGTtccattaaatataataaattaataccaTGGTtccattaaaataataaattaataatatatatttattatataagtacaaacaaAACATTGTAATGTACttttatattcacaattaaattattactattttttaacattccattatattttgataatatttagtaaaaattatatctgaacccataatttatttttatagaacaCATTTCATATAcatcaaataataaaatcaaaataatatggaaaagaaaatttaattagtGTATACACGGTAAAATCAactgttttatttaaaaaaatatattttaaaatttaaaatctaaaaagaaaattgtacCAATAagaattctataaattaataaaatgttatagTCTCAATAATATTATGTTATAGAATTTTTACTCTGTATATATAATTGATTTCTGGTTTATGAGAGAGGCAAGTGTTATTAAATGATGAGAGAGCGTACGGATTATAGTATAGTAGTTAGTtccctacaaaatattcttCCTTTTTATGGATTTAATAACATGTAACGTGCTAGATCTTAAACTACGCCAGCTTTGAAGATTATTAGAATGATATCCTAAAAGTGCATTGAGATATGACTTTTTAAGAaggaaaaatatcttttaagGTTTAGTTTGTAGTGAACTTGATTCAAAAGATACACAGGGTAACAACGAGATCACTAGCTCGAATATATTGTTGGGTTCATTTGAAATTATgccatgttctaaaaatcggccgcctagccgcctaggcggccgtctgggcgctacgcgtcactcttccgccccgatttatgccaaatcggttaaaaaagatcggatatccgattttctcAGTTtagaccgcctaaatgaccgaCTAGCCGCTTAGGCGGCCGCTTAACCGCCTATGTGtccgcctaatctatttttttttttaataatatttttatttatttatttgatctaaaattttataaatatcatttatattcataattttgatgaaaattacactatattaagtttatatattctatttgtgtgttttatacaattttaaacatgaaaatatattaatgttatacacaattaaagattaacatgttttataacatagtaaacagTCTAAAAATTCCGCCCCGCATAATTTTCGGTTAATCCCtgattttctctttaggcgctaggTCCAACtcgaccgcccgactagcgcctagcgcgttcccgaacagggAAATTATGTAACTTGTTTAGAAAAGATAAAGTTATATAGAGATAAAGTACTCATCTTAATTGATAGTTTATAGGATTATAGAGGAAGCAAAATCTAATGAAAATTGAGCTAGCTACCAcattttcaaagtttttttgCTTGGCCTTTCACTTCAATGTTGGGTCTCTAAATCAGAAACGAATATTATGACCTGTAAAAGTTATTTCTGTCCAGATTtcataaataaaagttatagaTATCTAATTTAGCTATAGTGAAAATTCAACCTTCAGATATTtactgattctttttttttttttgtaacattatATTTACTGATTCTTTGACACcgagttttatttatttctctattttatatCCATATATTAAGGGTGGTCTTACGGATATTATATGCATGCATAATCACATGAAACTTAAAATGTGTTGTCATTTTCACAAAGGAAATTTGAAAAGGTTGCCAAAGGATACGAAAATGACTCGTACGCGTTAGGCACGCgacatattaatgttttttgtgGTTGGTCTCTCTTACATCTCCTTCCCATTCTTATCATTTTAAGAGATATTTTCAAGTTCCCGTCAAACAGAAGATATTCGGGTAATAATAACGTAAGaataatttaaaggtaaatatGCTTTTTATAAAAATGGTGAATAAAAGTCAAATTAGAAGTTTGGCAGAGACTTCAAAGTTTTGTGATCAGAATCAACTCTTGGGTCAGACGTACATAGTAGATGTTTACATCTCACATTAAGACAAATTACAACTTGGACAACACTAATAAGACGTAAGCTTTTAATACTAGTGTTTAACCCTATTGATTACTAAGAGGCTCTGTGACCAATTAAACAAAAGATGAGCGTCGTGcccttttttttacaacaatgtCAATACTTCTTCACCTATTACTATTAGTGGCAACTGGCAAAACATATAATGATATAATTGGTTTCCAAGTATACTAAAGTAAAATGTTTTAAGAAATCATACTTACACTGTACAAAatagtgtaaaaatatttaatttttatgatcAATACACACTACTACAGTAATTTAAATGACTAATTCCATACAATACTATTTGATTGTAGTAAAGTCAAAGCTATTGCCAACAATACTATTTTACTATGATTTTTTCAACTAGTTGGATCAATAAATTCCGCGggtaattatattgtatatccCACTTGGAAACATAAATAACTCCAAAGACGGTGGCAATGGAGAATTTTAAATAACACTCTATCTCCCAACGTAGTTGGAGCCATTCCCAATGCTTTTGGAAGCTTAAATATCTTTGAATAATCCAAGTAGTTCATGTTTTGCCTGTTGGCTGAGAGCTGCTTAAACAATACAAGAGTAATATTTATACTTTACTGTAATATGATattcaaagttaaaaaaataatactctACTGTAATAAACAATTTAGACTGAATAATTAGTAATTAGTGGAGTAATGGTTTCGATATAAGATGTCTTAATGACCCTGGTCATCCTTGCATCTGGCTCTTAATAGCCATAAGGGACGTCGTTGATGAACTTTATCATCTTGTTTTCTTGgtaataaagtaataaaaatatttcataaaacgACAAAATCATTGAGCTTAACCAGACCAATCGCACCGGTGGATcgacagtttttttttgtaacttgctTTCTTCCGGTGGATCCACTGTCGTTATTTTTTACTACATATCACAAATGTTCCTCGCTAacgaataattttgtttttaaaaattgaagaGTACCTAGCattctaatatatttattttcgtagttttaacaaatgaaaaatattgGTTTTTGTTATAATTCACAATGGAAAATGAAATTTTGGCGAAACCTATCAGTCTGACCGTTCTGGTTCGATTCATGAACTGATGGACATGTTACATTACATAGGCTGTGTAGACTGAGCAACAAACCATTATAGTACTGGGGGGTCTGGTATATGTTTGTAAATAATGTATGTTAACCAAAATAGTTCTTAGAAGAAAACAATAACACTTATTGCATGTAAAATGTGGATTATTGACGTTATGGGTGGGGCGAATAGCTCATAAAAGGAGGTGGTCTCAACAAGACAAGACGTAGATGGTAGAAATGGACACTTGTGCCTAATTAGCAATCTTCGCGACCCATCGAAAATATGATTGTGGCCTCACTTCAAATCAAAGGACATCTTTGTGGATGACAAAACAATATCAACCACACAAATCATGACTTTAGTGTAATTTTGTAAAATGGTCATGAATAAAACTCATGAATTATACCAATAATATCTAAATTTTGTTGGATTTTTCTCTTTTGGATCGAAAAAAGTTACACAACAAAAACGAAGAAGCAGCAAGTTAAAAAGGactatatatctaaatatatggATCTGGAATATCTATATACGTTTATTAGTTACGTATACGATACATCTTTAAAATTCATACGACAATCCTTGTTAgcaaaaaataagtttaaaataattatcaatgGTTTTGGTAGGTGCAGAtgccatattatatatacaagaCTGTCAGCTTTCAGTACTTAGCACTGAACAATGCTTAAGAAATAATTAGTTGCAGGTAGAACAACTAGCTCTTCAGATTTCAGACGTCATGTTCACAAGGGACCCGAGGTAAATAGAGTCACAtgcatatataattttgaaattagaacTAATTTCAAACTTAGATTATATCACGAGTAAAGACAAACTACAAGAAGGGGTTTTATATCTTGATATGGTTGACACTTGACCCTTGTGAGCACGAAACAACGTTCTTTaggaaaacaaaagataaaaaaatttagtcagCGTCTCGCCGTCTCCGCAGTGGTCAGGACGTCCTTTGTTACGGGTCGCGGCTATACGTTTTCTTTTGCCTATaccttctttgttttttctttccttttttattttatttatctttatttagGAAGTTTCCTTCtctattagtttaatttttttatggtcTAAAAGTAACTACGTGCCCCATGCATGTCCCTTTGCTGAATTTTCTATAGAACAAGTGAACAACTGGAGGTACGttcataacttcttcttttttttttgcttaagagTACGTTCATAACTTAAGTGAGAGATTCATGCATTTAGAATGTAGTGTATGAGATCGACTGATCTACGCTGCGTTTAAAAATACCTAACTAGTAAATGATATGAGTAAATTTGGCCAATATGTAGTGAGTTAAAGCATGCATGATAACTATTAATGAGGAAAGCTTAAGATTCgctgaattttttttctcaaatatgtgaatatatacgctgaattttaaaataactaacctgtaactagatttttttttttgaataataatgtAACTAGATTTTAACCACAAGCATTATATATActtcaaattaaattttgataccaagaaaatattcaaattcATGACAATATTAATATGAAAATCTTTTATTACGATCCATCCATTATCAGTTATTCTCGTGGTATCAGTGTAAAATGCATATGAACCACGAGTCTCGTGGGGCCGAACCGGAACTCTTTTTATCTGTTTGTATCGATTACAAGACTGTTGCATATGCGTTCAAACATGTGTTGTGTCTTTTTCTTGTCACTGACAACTGGAAGCAACACTACAGCAAGTGGTTACTAATTTGGAACTAAAGCATTACAAGACAAAACGTTTTTACTAAGCGTGATATAATGAATATCACTTGATGTGAACTATAACAAGCTTATTGGACAATCAGTAGGCAGAATAGTCAGATGTCACATTAACCATACGATAACTCACTATGAAGACAAAACTAAATCACGGAAAGTAATTGAGTTACATGCTTTCACcatttatcatcatcatcaacaacaataacCATAAACGCAATTTATACATTATAAATTTGGAATAAAACTCTAACAAAAGCACACATGGTAACCATGTATTTACATAAGCTATAATTGTTATTAACTTTCAAGTttcaatacatatataaatcttGAACAAATTCTTAGAAGATCAAGAGATCTTCCTTAATATTGTAACCCATCTTCTCAAGATTAGGCTGCAACGCAAACTGAATCATAGGCGGTGGTCCACACGCCAAGGCCAGAGACTCGCCTTCTAAACCTTCAGGGACATGTTCTCTAAGCACAGCTTCGGTGATAAACCCTGTGCTGTACTCCCATCCTTCTTTAGCAATTTCAACAACGTACCAAATCTTTAGCCTGTCCGGAAACTTATCAGCCCATCCTTCTAGCTCTTCTCTCACAAGAATATCATCCTCGGTTCGGTTCGCGTAAACCACAAACATCTCGGTTTCGTCCTCCGGGTCACTTAGTATCGATTGAATGACTTGGTAGATTGGAGTTATACCGGTTCCTCCAGCAAGCATGGCTAGTTTATTGGCAAACTTTGGTTTACCGCTGACCATGAATTTGCCTCTGCCTTGGTACTCAATATGTCCTAAAGGACCTTTGATGTCCAAAACCGCACCGATCGGTAACGAGTCTAGGTGCTGTGACATGAGCCCTCCGTTGGGGAATCTTGGATGGACGTTCTTGAAGTAAACCTTGATGACTAGGTCGATGTATCCGACCGCGTCGACCGTGCTGGTCGGAGTATAGGCTCTAAGACAAAGCTTGTCGTTAATAGTGGCGCAGAGGAAGATGTGTTTCCCGACGGGTAGACCAAGCTGCTGATCTTCAGATGGTAACGCGAAACGGAACCTACGCACGTCGTGGGAGATCGAAGTCTTCTCGATGAGTTTCACCGGGACTTTCTCACGTGGGTTGACCAAAGCTATGTTCTTAGCAGGAGCTAGCTCTCTGATAGGAGCTAACAAAGACATTACACTCGAGCCACCATGGACCGAGACGTTAGGTGAAGAGTCGTATCCCGTCGTGATGAGCTCACCGATACGGTAATCTTCTAGAAGCTTCTTGGCTTTGTCCGAATGAATGGCTTCGAACTCTTCGGTGCAATCAGTACCAGCGTTGATGAGGATAGAGTCCGAACCACCGGGGTGGTCTTTCAAGAAACGTGTGCAGTCGTAGATGTGACCGTGGACGATGATCCATGCAGATTCAGCTGAGTTGTGTTTCCTAACTTCGGACATTGAGTACATCTTTGAGGCAGTGTTCATGAAAGGTGTTGAAACTGATTTTTTCAAAGTAGGGTGTGACTCTGAGGATTTCTCGATCTGACGTTCCTTTGCCATCCACCCGCCCGATTGGTTTCCGGGTCTGGTCGGGTGTTCGAAAACGATACCTATCTCTCCTCTGTGAGGCTTGCACACGTTGGTTTTGATCCTGAACCAGCAGTTGTTCATCATACCCTGTTTCAACACCAGTCAAcgtcattattttatttttatttaattttttttaaaaccattaCATAGATGCTATGACGCAAGATCATACAGTTATTACAAAAAGTACAAAGTTGGATTTAGTCAAACATCATTAGCTGGATACCATGGACTTTAGTCTtctctaattaaaatatatttcacattttcactttaaataaatcaataatactTAATCACTAATGGAACTGTCTAAAATAGACAAGTAAAGATGGTAGGTAACACGTTAAGAAAGTCATGAACCATAGCACAGTAGTTCCAGCGTTGTaggaaattattaattataattttcagtTTAGTCAAATCACACAAaagaataaactaaaaaaaataaagagagaaagagtggTTTACCATGAGGTTCCAGATGAGTTTTTCAGGCTGGGTGTTCAAAGACTCGTCCCAGGCTCGAACAGCTACCTCTCTAGCACTAAGCAGATCAAGAACCTCAACGTCAAGTGACCAGAAACACCAGCACCAGAACTTGCCATACTTGTTCGGCTTCTCTTGATGGTCAAGCTCACACACACTCCACGTCTCTCCTCCGTCTAGAGTCACCTCCACTCTCGTTACCTTTTTCCCTCCTCCTGTTTGTTTCAGAATATTAGTTAACCCTTTAGTTTATTAGTACTTAATTAATTGGagattaagaaaaaattaattacCAGAGTAAGCATAGCCTTTTAACGTGTAAGGCTTCTGAGTCGTGAATGCATTGATCGGCAAAATCTCCTCGTGACCAGGTGTCGTTATCACCGAGTTTATATTAAGCTCGTTGATTATATACTCCGGCCTGTACCACCAAGCTGCAACAcaacaaacattattattattaccacCATGGTCCACTTGTTGTAATAAAACGGTTAAAaggtaaaatttaaatttaaatttacattctTCATTTGCCAGCTCAGCATCCACGTAAGAAGGGAGCACTCTGTTGTCTTTGTAGTGGTAGTAATTGTCAGACTCTCGAGGCGTGACGATGATACGCTTCAACCACTTAACCATCCGCCCGCCGATGAAACCGGGTATAATCACCCGAACCGGAAACCCGTGATCCGGCGTGAGA
This Brassica napus cultivar Da-Ae chromosome C6, Da-Ae, whole genome shotgun sequence DNA region includes the following protein-coding sequences:
- the LOC125589173 gene encoding nitrate reductase [NADH], clone PBNBR1405-like, with the protein product MATSVDNRHYPRLSSALNGGVVHSFKPPLVPSPSLGRDQDQSVNVPTEKSVDTTENQTTKEDSYDSSDDEDESHNRYVSYYKEMVLKSNSDLEPSALDSRDESTADNWIHRNSSMVRLTGKHPFNAEAPLPRLMHHGFITPVPLHYVRNHGGVPKAEWSDWSVEVTGLVKRPARLTMEQLITEFPSREFPVTLVCAGNRRKEQNMVKQTIGFNWGSAGVSTSLWRGVALSDVLRRCGVYSKRGGALNVCFEGAEDLPGGGGSKYGTSIKKEMAMDPARDIILAYMQNGELLTPDHGFPVRVIIPGFIGGRMVKWLKRIIVTPRESDNYYHYKDNRVLPSYVDAELANEESWWYRPEYIINELNINSVITTPGHEEILPINAFTTQKPYTLKGYAYSGGGKKVTRVEVTLDGGETWSVCELDHQEKPNKYGKFWCWCFWSLDVEVLDLLSAREVAVRAWDESLNTQPEKLIWNLMGMMNNCWFRIKTNVCKPHRGEIGIVFEHPTRPGNQSGGWMAKERQIEKSSESHPTLKKSVSTPFMNTASKMYSMSEVRKHNSAESAWIIVHGHIYDCTRFLKDHPGGSDSILINAGTDCTEEFEAIHSDKAKKLLEDYRIGELITTGYDSSPNVSVHGGSSVMSLLAPIRELAPAKNIALVNPREKVPVKLIEKTSISHDVRRFRFALPSEDQQLGLPVGKHIFLCATINDKLCLRAYTPTSTVDAVGYIDLVIKVYFKNVHPRFPNGGLMSQHLDSLPIGAVLDIKGPLGHIEYQGRGKFMVSGKPKFANKLAMLAGGTGITPIYQVIQSILSDPEDETEMFVVYANRTEDDILVREELEGWADKFPDRLKIWYVVEIAKEGWEYSTGFITEAVLREHVPEGLEGESLALACGPPPMIQFALQPNLEKMGYNIKEDLLIF